Proteins co-encoded in one Planifilum fulgidum genomic window:
- a CDS encoding transposase, with translation SERGKQLYKRRSQTIERSFADAKELHGLRYARYRGLAKVREQCLLIAVAQNIKKMALLLSKRGKGFVIRLIYQI, from the coding sequence AAGTGAAAGGGGCAAACAACTGTATAAACGACGGAGTCAGACCATTGAGCGCAGCTTCGCTGACGCCAAAGAACTTCATGGGCTTCGTTATGCACGCTACAGGGGGCTTGCCAAAGTCAGAGAGCAATGCCTCCTTATTGCCGTGGCTCAAAACATCAAAAAAATGGCCTTGCTCCTCTCGAAGAGAGGAAAAGGCTTTGTGATCCGCCTAATTTACCAAATCTAA